Below is a genomic region from Eremothecium sinecaudum strain ATCC 58844 chromosome V, complete sequence.
CAAAAATTGATACTTGTGTTAAAGTATTGCCCGCTGGATTTACTGTCTCAAAAGTTGATGTAACTGGAGCGGAGGTCACCACACTTGCTATCAAAAGCAGGGTATTAATGTTTCTTAACAACATCGCACGGTATAGTTATGAGGTGAATCTACCTTATAGCAATCCTAAATGCTGTTTTTGGGTGACTTTTGAAGTTTATATTGGATAGCAAGATTTCTTTTTAGCGTTCGATATATTTATAAATTATTTCGAGACTTTCTTTTTGAGTTCTTGAACAGCTCCGACCGAAATCGTTAAATACGTTTATATCGTTACATAATCTAACGGAAGATCCCACGAGTTGAGATTGCTGAACGGTGGATATCGTGGGACATGATCTAAGTTCCGCTGCACGTGGCCTTCGGAACTCGGCTGAATACAGTCACGTGCCTCAAACGGATTATGTGATAAACTTTATAGATATTGACCTATATTACTACTTGGCGAACGGTACGGAATGCTTTTCGTCCCACTCCATCAGAGCCCTTTCCCATGAGTCTTCTTCATTTACGTCTATTTCCTTATCACCCAGCTCTTGTTCTTTTATCAACTCTTCTCTCTTTTTTTGCTCCTCTTGGTCGTATAATTCCTTATTGTCAATCCACCTATCTTGTATATCATAGTCTGCAACCGCCATACCTTGTCTAGTAGCCTCTGCCCATACTGTATCTCCTCCAACCTCAGATGAACCGAAAATATAGCCGTTTGACTTATCTATAACGCTTTGTAGGTTTATCATGCTCTGTTTATCATCAACACATAGAACCTCGAAGGAGACAAGGTTGAAATCAGATACAAGTTCGCTAATAGTCTTCGTAAGCTTCGAATATCTCTTTTCAAGGGCACTAGAGCCTTTAGCTTCGACAAATGGCTCCAGGTACTCCAAATCTTGTACTTCTGTGTAGTAGTCTAGTCGGAAAGGCAACTCCCCATAGGAGCTCAACATATCTATCTTTGAGAATACATTTATGTGCGGCAAATCCATCATTAGCATCGACCTTAGTGCAAGAAGCAGCACAGAAATATATTGTGAAGGAGATGTAATATATATGGAGTCCACTAGGTTTACAACACAGAGGCGCAAATCGAGTTCTTTCTCCAAATTCTTGAATATACGGGGAAGAGCAGAGTTATGAGTGAACATTTCAACTTGTCCAGGGCAGTCAAAAACCAAGTATGGGTTTTCTTCTTTTATCAGCGCTTTAATTTGTAGTGCAAACAGCGACAGTGATTTCTCTACCGATTCTAGTGCAAACATAAGTCCACCATTAGGCCCCAAATGGTGTTCATTCATAATCTCTTCTAAAGTAATGAAATCTCTAATATCAACATCACATCTGTAGGGCAATTTATGATTGGCAGGGTCCATATTAATAACTTTAGCATGTCTTCCTATTGCATCATAAAATTGAATACACCCGTTACAGTATGTTGACTTACCTGATCCAGGTGGGCCAATTACTATCTGACCAAATGGCATTATTAGAATACTTTCAGCAGCAACCAGTCCTCAAAAAAGTTAATGAATGCGTTACTATTGTGCGGTTTATGGTTCGCTATGTCATCTCATCGTCAAACGGGGTTTTGATTGATCATATATCACTATTTACGTATGTACTTGAATCTTTAAGTTCGGGAACTTTACGGTGGCAAACAACTACATAACAATTAAATATAAGTCGAGACTACGTTAAACGACAGAATAGGTACTTATAAGCTTTGACCGTCATGTCGATTAATTACGAACAGGTTACAGTTGCTCCATTGGTTCTTTTGTCGGTTTTAGATCATTACAATCGTACAAATACTCCAGAAACAAAGAGATGTGTAGGTGTGATCCTTGGTCATTGCACTACAAATACTATAAAAGTTACAAATTCTTTTGCATTACcttttgaagaagatgagaaGAACCCTGATGTGTGGTTCCTAGACCACAATTACATAGAAAGCATGAACGAGATGTGTAAGAAGATAAACGCCAAAGAGAAAATGATAGGCTGGTATCATAGTGGACCCAAATTGAAATCCTCTGATCTAATGATAAATGATTTATTCAAAAAGTATTCACAAGGGAACTCTGTTTTGCTTATTGTCGACGTGAAACAACAAGGCGTGGGTTTACCCACTGACGCATATATGGCTATAGAACAAGTTAAGGACGACGGTACCTCTACTGAGAAAACTTTCATCCATCTTCCTACTACCattgaagctgaagaagCCGAGGAAATTGGTGTTGAGCACTTACTAAGAGATATCCGCGATCAAGCGGCCGGAAACTTGTCAATTCGGTTGACCAACCAGTTGAAGTCTCTAAAAGGATTGCAGCGCAAACTAAGAGACATCGTGGATTACCTTGAAAAAGTTAGTAAGGGCATTCTTCCAGCAAATCATATAATTCTCGGTAAGTTACAGGACGTATTTAACCTTTTGCCAAATTTAGGTACtccagaagaagaagaagatcTTGCTGCAGGTAAACAGAGTGCAATTAGTGCATCCAACAACTTGCAAAAGGCTATGACCGTCAAAACTAACGATGAGTTAATGGTTATCTACATTAGCAATCTTGTTAGGGCTATTATTGCTTTTGATAATTTGATCGAAAATAAGATTCAGAACAAGAAAATGCACGAAAGCAAGCTTGAACCCGAGGCAGAACAAGTTGCAAGGGAAGATCTTAAGCAACAAGAATCTGCAAAGGCATAGATAACCGTTTAGGTTCATACTACAGTAATAACTCTTAAATAGTACGTGCTTAATTACCtgtattttatttttagGATAATTGTTTCAATGCTCTCAGAGATTGAAGGAAGTTTATAGTTTTTCAAGGAATACATCGACAAAAAATGTTTCACCGTTACAAGATTAAAACGTTTAAAAAGTATAACAACTTGTTGGCAGCCATAAAATTTCCAACAGCTTGTTGGCGCTAGCTTTGATTATTTACTGCTCACATGCCTCCCCTTTATTATCCGAGAGTTAGCTACTCGAAGAATTTTACCACAAGGTCGATAATTTCATTGCATGATGTAAAGGGTTTTACATCACTGAAATTTCAGAGACAGTACTCATCCAAACCTCAAAATAATGTGACTGCTAGACTGAACAGTGCTCCTATAGAGTTTACTCCAAATATACCTTTTCAAAAACTGCAATGGCCAATTCCTGGAATTCAAGAGGTAGCTAAGAATGCAGCTCGATCTGCCTTAAGATGCAATGATACTACCACTAATATCGAACTTCCGTTTGAAGTTAAACTAGTTGATTCCAAAAGTGCAACTAAAAACAGAAGGAGGAATAATCAAGATTTAGCGGtaaatttgaagaaaacGCTTATTGATCCATATATACAACTTTCCAAGCCTAGATTAACAGTTTTGGTGATGATCAGCGCGATTTGCTCATATGCATTATCTCCAGGACTAGCTACGATATCAGAGCTTCTGTCTTTAACAGTTGGTACAACGTTATGCTCTGCTTCTGCTAACGCAATCAATATGGGTAGAGAGCCTAATTTTGATAGGCAAATGGTTAGAACTCAAACAAGGCCGGTTGTGCGTGGCTTGTTGACCTCACTACAGGCATATAAGTTTTCAGCAATTACAGGTACCCTGGGTTTCAGCGCTCTATATATTGGCGTTAATCCAGTGGTTGCATTATTGGGAGGCTTCAACATTCTGCTATATGGATGGATATATACATCTCTGAAAAGAAAGCACATAATTAATACATGGGTTGGGGCTGTTGTAGGAGCAATTCCGCCGCTTATGGGATGGGCAGCAGCAAGCCCATTAACACACCCAGGATGTTGGTGTCTAGCTGGTCTATTGTACTCCTGGCAGTTTCCACATTTCAATACCTTGAGTCATAATATCAGAAGAGAATACAAAAATGCCGGATATGTGATGGCAGCCTGGAAAAACCCCAAACTGAATGCAAGAGTCGCTATGAGACATTCGTTGTTCATGTTTCCTCTATGCTTTGGGCTTTCATATTTTGATATCACTGATTGGTACTTCCAAATCGATTCTGCATTGATAAACCTATGGTTGTCATTTTGGGCCTTCAAATTTTATTTCCAACAACGCTTTAATTATTCAAAGAATATTTATGGTGATAAAAAGGAGTTTAACAACGGACTAGCAGTAGCGAATCAGTATGCTCGTAAAACGTTTTGGGTTAGTGTCCTTCATTTACCCGCAATTCTAGCATTGGCAATTTTACACAAGAAAGACCGCTGGAATTGGTTATttaatgatgatgagaaACTTCATGCTTAATTTATCAAATATTGCTAGGCATATCTTGTTTCCACATCGCCTCTATCTACTCTGGATCGCATGTAATTATTTAGTTTTGTTCTAATATTCAAATACctgtatatatataaacATATATTACTATTAACATGAGCCAATACCGGAACGGAAGACGTAAACTAATTAAGAGTATTAATGTAACCTATTGGCTTAGCGCTCAAATAATCCATCATCTTCATATTCCTCTTCATCATAGTATTCCTCGCTGTAATCAGTGGTGCCTCCATTAGACTCATCAGTTGTCGACATGTCATCATCAAAACCACCTTCATCCTCGAGATATATATTCGCCAATGTTTCACCCTTTAGAAGCGATTTTGGCTGAACAGAGTAGTAACCCTCAACATAACAATTGGTCATCTTCGACTTCTTACCAATTTTACTGAATTTCCCAAGGATTACATTTTCCAGAGTTACATCGTCTTCTATTTCAACTCCATCAAAAAGTATGGAGCCAACTATACGACATCGGTTTCCAATTTTACAATTATTTCCTAGTACTGAACGCTTGACGTTCGTTTTCTCCAGGATCACACAATTTGAACCAACAACTGAATCAGCACCGATTGCAGAAGAACTTGCTGTAGTAGCTGCTGTTTGATTAGTAGACGTAGATTTGATCTTTAAAATACATCTGTTAGCTTCCATGTAAGCACTCAAGTTGTTGGATCTAATGAAGCTTCCAACGTCAGGTAAAATAAAAATGCTAATAGTTTCTCTTGTTTTAGAATGCTGCCAAGAACGTCTAGCCAGATCCCTAAAGATTTTGGCCAAAGATTTCCGACAATTAATTGGGTCCTTAATCAgcttgttcttcttcttgaaaTAAGATGGTCTAATTAACGTAGAATTATTCTTAGTGTTTTCCTCTTCAGTATCGTTAGTGTCACCATCTACAGAGCCTGCAACTGCATCCTCTAACAAAAGGGACTTTAGTTCATGAGAACAGAAGTAAATGTACGAGTTGAGGAGTTTAATAGACACAGTAGAGTTTGGAAACCTCCAAAGCATCTGGGATCTGATCTTAAGATATTTCGTCTTTTCGACATCGTCACTGGAATAGATGTCCAACAGTACAGGCTGGTTAATATTGTCCTCATTGTCAGTATATATTGTAAAAAACTTCTTTATCTGCTTCTTATCAATATTCTCAAAGACATTCTTATAGTAAACTGACATAGCCAAACTATTGTGGTCTCTATTCAAGTATTGATCGATTAAAATCTGTGGGGGAATATTCGTCACAAAATCACAGGGAAGTAATACAAAATCACCAGTAATTGTTTTTAAAAGCTCCTTCTGCAATATTTCACCAGTAACATCACATCTGCTACCGATAAAGTTCACATTGGCAGGTTTTCTTAGGTAATGAGTATGGGAATTACTTACACTGTTACTCAGTAACTCAAAACATTGTTCACGAAGTTGCAGAACACCTTGAATGCCCTCCCGGATAATTTCAATATCTTCCAAATTAGCGACAATATTAATTTCCTTAAATTGAGCTTGATCGCACCAATCTAAAACATATTCAATCATTGGCCGATTGGCAACTGGTAGCAATGCCTTTGGAACCCCCCTGTCTCCGCGAGTATCGGAGAACGGAGAAAGTTTAGAACCTTTACCACATAAAATAAAGGCCTGAAAATTCATCCTTGAACAACTGTTTGCTTAGTACGTCAATTGTAATGTCATACACTATCGCATCAATAGTATTGTTTTAGTATCTCGGGTCTTCGCTGTCTTAAACTTCAGGAAATTTCATATCACAAAATACgattaattaattaataCACGTGAATATGAAAATTAATTAATTTACGTGATTAATGATCTTTGAAGTAGGGATATTAAAATGCAACCATTATCGGAGATAAAGCATCCAACCACCTGCAACAATTTGAACGGTATATCGACAGAAGTACGCAAAAGGCGTTAGCTAAAAGTCAATATTCACATAATGGTTGCTGATTTTATGAATAAGAAGTCTAATGTGAAGGATACCTATCATGATGAGCAAGCCGCTGTGTATTACCGCGGTGATTTTCATTCCTTATCCATTCATGAGGTTGAACAACTCCTAAAAACAAATATTAGAAGAGGGCTATCCTCAGAAGATGTTGAGGGACGGCTTGCTATTTTAGGACCAAATTCATTTGGTGAAGAGTCCGGTATTAACTTCGTTGATATCGTGATGAGACAAGTATTCAACGCGATGATTCTTGTTTTGTTTATTTCGATGGTTATTTGTTTGGGAATTAGAGATTGGATATCCGGTGGCGTCATTGCATTTGTTGTATTAATTAACGTGGCTGTTGGAGGATATCAAGACTACAAGGCGTGTAAAACTATGGACTCCTTAAAGAGTCTCTCAACCCCATCTGCGCACGTGATCAGAAATGGAGAAGATACTGTAATTCCTTCACACTCAGTGGTGCCAGGAGATATCTGTGTCTTGAAGGTCGGGGATACTATCCCTGCTGATTTAAGATTAATTGAATCTACTTACTTAGAAACTGATGAGACGTTGCTGACTGGAGAATCACTTCCTGTTGCAAAAGATCATCTTGAAGTGTTCCCTGTGAACACACCCGTTGGAGATAGATTAAATTTGGCATTTGCATCTTCCGCAATTACAAAGGGGCGTGCCGTTGGTATAGTTATTAAAACAGGTCTAGAAACAGAAGTTGGTAAAATTGCCAAATCTTTAAAGGGCGAGAAAAGACAAAGCCCTTTCATGCGCAAGGACAAGAATTTTGTTCAAAATACTATAAAGGCTGTTACACAGCCGATTGGTAGGTTTCTTGGTTTCACTGTTGGTACACCTTTACAGCAAAAGTTGTCGAAATTTGCAGTTTTACTTTTTGTAATTGCGGTTATTCTTGCTATAATTGTGATGGGTGTACAACGTTTTGTTGTCACAAAGGAAGTTGCTGTATACGCTATTTGTGTTGCTTTGTCTATGATTCCATCGTCTTTAGTTGTCGTGTTGACAATTACAATGTCGGTTGGAGCTAGAGTGATGAGCACTAGGAATGTTATTGTGCGTAATTTAGAGTCTCTTGAGACCTTGGGTTCGGTCGACGATATTTGTTCTGATAAAACTGGTACATTAACTCAAGGAAAAATGATTGCGAGGCAGGTTTGGGTTCCAACTTTTGGCACTATAATTGTAGACTCATCGAACTCCCCTTATGATCCCACAGAGGGTGAAATTTCATTAATTCCAAAGTTTTCTCCTTGGGAATACCAACACGATGAAACCGAGGATGTGGGAATTATTAAGGGACTCAAAAAGCGTTTAAAAGATGGTACTTTGCCCGCTGGTTTGGATGCACGTTTATTAGAACGGTGGCTCCATACTGCAACACTTGCAAATATTGCATCTGTTTTGCAAGATAATACCACTGGTGAATGGAAAGCTCATGGTGATCCTACTGAAATTGCCATTCAGGTTTTCACCACGAGGTTGGACTTACCCCGTGAGGCACTGGTGCTATCTGAGATTGATGAATCTACTGATGGCGAAAATGAATCATGTTTTTCCTCGCAAGGTAAGAGATACCGTCACTTGGCGGAGTTTCCTTTTGATTCATCCGTGAAGAGAATGAGTAGCGTTTATCTTGACATGGAGGAAGGAAATACTCACTGTATTTTCACGAAGGGTGCTTTTGAACGGGTTTTGAGCCGTTGTACTAAATGGTGTCCTAATATAGATAATGGAACAGCGCAAGATATGACTGAGGAGGCTTTGGAAACCATAAAGCAGAACGTCGAAACTCTGTCTGCGGACGGGTTACGTGTGCTTGCGTTTGCCAGAAAGACTTTCACTGAAGCGGAAGCAAAGGAGTTGGGCGAAAAGCTGACGAAAGACCGTGAGTTTGTGGAGAGCGACCTGATATTCCAAGGTCTAATCGGAATTTATGATCCACCAAGACCAGAGTCTGCAGATGCCGTTAAACGCTGTCATAGAGCTGGTGTTAATGTTCATATGTTAACTGGTGACTTCCCTGGTACTGCGAAGTCCATTGCTCAGGAAGTCAATATCTTGCCTCATAACTTATACCACTACCCTAAGGAAGTGGTTGACAGTATGGTTATGACTGCAGCACAATTCGATAGCTTATCGGATGAGGAAATCGACGCGTTACCTTTGTTACCACTAGTCATTGCAAGATGCGCCCCAGAAACTAAGGTCAGGATGATTGATGCGTTGCATCGCCGTGGTAAATTCTGTGCTATGACAGGTGATGGTGTCAATGACTCTCCCTCCCTAAAGAAGGCCGACGTTGGTATTGCTATCGGAAAAAATGGTTCTGATATAGCAAAGGAGGCTTCCGATATAGTTTTGAGTGATGATAACTTCGCCTCAATCCTCAATGCAGTTGAGGAGGGTCGTAGAATGAGCGACAATATTCAAAAGTTTGTGTTACAGCTTTTAGCTGTTAATGTGGCCCAATGCTTGTACTTAATGGTTGGGCTGGTATTTATGGATCAGGACAGGTTTTCAGTTTTTCCAATATCGCCGGTAGAGGCTTTATGGATTATTGTGGTTACATCGTGTTTCCCAGCTATGGGTTTGGGTTTGGAAAAGGCTGCACCTGATATTATGGAAAAGCCTCCTAGAGACTCAAATGCTGGAGTTTTCACTTGggaagttattgttgatatGATAGTTTATGGTGTTGCTCTAGCGGCATGCTGCTTTGCTTGTTTTGTTATTGTGATTTATAAGTATGGTGGTGGTGAATTGGGCCATAATTGTAATACTACATTTGATGATGTATGTGCTGATGTCTTCAAAGCCCGTGCTGTTACATTTGCAACATTGACGTGGGGCGCTTTGATTCTGGCTTGGGAGGTTATCGACATGCGTCGTTCCCTCTTTGCCATGGTTCCAGAAACCGAGACTCCTTATACTCAGGTTTTCCGTGACCTATGGTCCAATCAATTCTTGTTCTGGTCGGTAATATTTGGTTTCGTCTCCGTCTTCCCGGTGGTTTACATACCTGTCGTTAACACCAGGGTGTTTTTGCACAGTAGTATTAGTTATGAATGGGGCTTTGCATTTGCTTTTCTAATAGCATTTTGGACTCTCATTGAATTTTACAAGTACCTCAAACGCAGATATTACAGGAACAAGGACCGTGCAATTAATCCAGAAAGCGACTTGGAGCGTAATAGAGTTCACGATCCATTTGAAAAGTATACTACCACGTACTCTAGAACTACCCCCACAACTTATGCTTTTCCAATTGAAAAGGACGCTCTGAAGGAGAAAGAAAAAGATAATTACGTGTAATGTTTTTTCGTTTTTTCTTGGCTGTTGTTATAAGCGTCTTATAATCGATATTCTAACTTTAGCCACTGGATGACATGAAAATTGGGCAAACTTTGCGTCATACAGGATGCTTTGTCATACAGGATGGTTATGTATAATAGTAAAATAAGATATATTTTTTATACCTATGTCTTTATTAAATCAATGAACTGATATTTATATTACCACTATATGGATGGGCATTATTTAACCATAAACTGTTTAATTGATCTACTAGTTGTTTGTAGCGTCGATAGATTCAAATGCTTTCTCTAAAGCGTACACTGCAGCATGGACATCTTCGATAGTATTATATAGTGGAGCAGGAGATAACCTTAAAACATCCGGTCTCCGCTGATCAACAATAATTCCTTTCTCACGCATATGCTTCGAGACTAAAGACATTGTATTTTTGGACTGATCATCGTCATGAGGTCCAAACTTCAAAGACAGTTGCGCACCACGAGACTCAGGGTCAGAGGGCGTAATTATTAGAAATCCAAGCTTTCCTGCATCTAATGCTTTGGCATCAATATAGTACTTGGATTTACAGAGCTCATTGAACAAAAGTCCTGTTAAAACTAGCGAGTGCTGACGAACCTTTTGAATACCTCCAAATTTGGCAAAAATCTCCAGAGATGCTCGCAAAGCAACAATGTCAATCACACTGGGGTTCGATTGTCTGAAACCATGGGCTCCTGGAATAGGTTCGTACTCCTCTTTCATTTGAAACCTCGTCTTAGGATTACTTCCCCACCACCCAGCAAGCCGGGCCATGTCACCCTTGCAATGGCGTTCATGTACAAAAATACCACCTATTCCACCTGGTCCTGAATTCAGGTATTTATATGAACACCAGCAAGCAAAATCAACGCCCCAGTCATGTAACTGTAGTGAAACGTTTCCGACAGCATGTGCCAGATCCCACCCGACAACCACGCCTGGAATACGATGCGCATGTGCTGTAATGCGTTGAATATCAAATAGCTGTCCAGTGTAGTATTGCACACCAGGGAGACAAACAAGAGCTAAGGTATCTTGGCATTCATCGATCCGCGCCAGAATATCTTCTGTGCGGATAGTTTCCTCCCCAGGCCTTGGCCCTACCTGCTCAATCACGTGATTGGGATCTAAACCGTGCAACAGCGCCTGGTTCCAAATAGCATGGAAGTCCGAAGAGAACGAGCCCTTCTCAAAAAGAATCTTCACACGACGGCCCTGTGGGCGGTAAAAAGCCACCATGAGGGCATTCAAGTTTGCTGTTAAACTGCCCATTACTGCGACCTCGTCATTCAGCGCGCCAACAATAGGCGCCAACAGCGGCCCCAACGgtttttcaatatcaatCCAATTGGGAACTAAAGGTGCATTGGGGTGGCTGAAGTGCCCTTCAACACCTCTCGCAGCCCATGCGTCGAGTTCTCTCTCCACCGCAGCTCTTGTACTACGTGGCATCAAGCCCAGAGAATTCCCACAAAAATATCTTACTTCCTCATTAGCAACTGAGTCAGCCTCTTGAACAATACCTAACGATTTAAACGTTGGAATGCAGAAGTCGTCCCTGCAGCTCCTAATTTGCTCCATTTCACTGTCTTTCTTGGCATCATTAACTAACTAGCTTACTTATTCCACGTCAGTCACTGCTTAAATTCTCAACAAAGTCCGGGTAATATAAATTTCCCCATGGTCGTTAATCTCGCGCTGCATTGCCTGCTATGACAAAATTTTGGCGGCGGCTCTCGCTTTTTCTCACCCCACAAGGTATCCGCACAAACGGAACCAAGCGCATACAAAGTAGAAGAAATACTTGTTCTCTGTCAACAACAACAACGAAAAGGGCGACTAAAACAACTAATAACTAAGCGAACACACGAGCACGAGTGAAGTGCAGAAGTGAAAAGTAAAGGAGGAGTAGTCGATTAGCAGCAGTAGTAGTAAGAAGGAGTTATAGTGTTTCAAAGTGTGTTggtttaaaaaaaattaaaagTGTTTGCGATTGATCTTAAAGGAGTGTTTAAGAGAGTTTTGGTTGCCAAAGCAAGCTTTTAAAAAAGTGGTTATTGTATGGGAGAAATGGAGGTTGAGCAAAAGGATAATGAGGTTGACACTGGATCAAGGCTGGTACAAGGTATGCAGGCTCAACATAACCGTATGCAGCTGCCATCGTCAGAGGCGCTGGTGCCGCCAGTGTCAAAACCAACTACAGCACCACATAACACACCAATTCTGCCACCCAAAGATAGTCCTCCTGGGCCGCAGGATTCGGTAACGATGTCGCCGCGGTTGTCTGCTTACACGCCTTCTTCCGCAGGGGGCGGTAGCGCGGGTGCGCCGGGCTGTTTGCCGCCACGGACGGCGGCGGTTCGCCGTGAAACGCGACAGGATACAGGCAGCTCGGCGGCTGTGCACGTGACTCCCTCGACGTCGCAGGGATATTCGCTTGCGCTGGGATACACGCCTACAAGGCGGGTGCAGCTACCAACAATTGCCTATTTATTGGCAGGGACAGCTACTCCAGCGCAGGGGGTTGAGGGTGGGGTAGTAACTAGCGCTCAGAATGACCGGCGCGACATGCTGGCGAGTGCCGGCGGCAATGATAATCAAAACGGTAGTAGTGCTGACTCTTTCAATGCGGCGAATCGTGGGCCCATATTTGGAGCAGGTGGTTCGCGGGGCGATCCGCGTGATTCTATTACAACACCCGTTGATAAGATCACAACTGTCGGTGGCACGCTTACCCCAGCACGATCAAGGAGAGCCTCTAATGCTGGCGGTGCTGGCGGTGCCAATGGTACAGTATCCAGCTCTTCTGCGATAAATAGGGATGAAGGCAGTACAGCAGCAGTAGCGGGTGGTAGCATTGAAGGCCGCACGATTTCGAGTGCGGGTGCCAACACTGCGTTAACTCCAAAGCGCCTTCATTTTAATAATAGTCGGGACCTAATTGATCCTTATACATCTGAGCAACAGCTTTCAGGTGTCAAAATAAACATCACATCTCTTTTGAATTCCAGAGGCGGGACGGGTGAAGATCCATATTCATTGCATGCTGGCGGCGAGTTTGCACTCCCCGTTTCTGCTAACAACCATCTGCTGTCAATAGCACCAATGAGCAAGTCCTCAACAGTTGGGGGTATATCATTTCATCCTCCCTTGCCGCCCCCAtcttcttcgtcttcaACACATTTTATGGAGCATTTTTCGGACGGTCTGGTGCTGGGCAACGACTCTTCACAACAGGGTTCAGCAAGTGCAAGTACTGGCGGATTGTCATCACAAGCGTTACGGCAAACTAAATATATCAATTCTAAATTTGATGCTATGCGGCAAAGGTTGCTTCTGACGAAGCCTGCAACACGGGACGATGAACTTGGTGCTGCGGCCATCATTTCTCAAATGCGCTCATCACCTTACCACATAGACTTTTCTAGTACTGAAGCGAATAGCAGACCAGTATCTTCCTCATTATCTGTACAGCGTGGTCTGAAACCAATTGTTCAGGTATTGCAGCGAGAAGGGCAGACAACTTACGTGAAACAAGAGGACCTTCGACGGAACGATCAGTCCCTTACTGATGATGAGTTACTCACTTCTGGCGATGAAGTTGTagatgacgaagatgaagacgaCTTACTAGATGATGATAAGGACAGTGATGAGAACGTTAAGCTTGATACAGGAGATAGTTCCTTAGGGCTTGATAGGATCGGTGAAACAATTACTTGGAATAAAGGAGGCAAGCGTCAAGTTTCTAAAAGGAAATCTGCTCCTTTATCTGTCGGTGTATCTGCCTCTACTTCTGCTGCGTTCAAGGca
It encodes:
- a CDS encoding HEL181Wp (Syntenic homolog of Ashbya gossypii AGL097C; Non-syntenic homolog of Saccharomyces cerevisiae YDR039C (ENA2), YDR038C (ENA5) and YDR040C (ENA1); Tandem gene triplication in Saccharomyces cerevisiae), translating into MVADFMNKKSNVKDTYHDEQAAVYYRGDFHSLSIHEVEQLLKTNIRRGLSSEDVEGRLAILGPNSFGEESGINFVDIVMRQVFNAMILVLFISMVICLGIRDWISGGVIAFVVLINVAVGGYQDYKACKTMDSLKSLSTPSAHVIRNGEDTVIPSHSVVPGDICVLKVGDTIPADLRLIESTYLETDETLLTGESLPVAKDHLEVFPVNTPVGDRLNLAFASSAITKGRAVGIVIKTGLETEVGKIAKSLKGEKRQSPFMRKDKNFVQNTIKAVTQPIGRFLGFTVGTPLQQKLSKFAVLLFVIAVILAIIVMGVQRFVVTKEVAVYAICVALSMIPSSLVVVLTITMSVGARVMSTRNVIVRNLESLETLGSVDDICSDKTGTLTQGKMIARQVWVPTFGTIIVDSSNSPYDPTEGEISLIPKFSPWEYQHDETEDVGIIKGLKKRLKDGTLPAGLDARLLERWLHTATLANIASVLQDNTTGEWKAHGDPTEIAIQVFTTRLDLPREALVLSEIDESTDGENESCFSSQGKRYRHLAEFPFDSSVKRMSSVYLDMEEGNTHCIFTKGAFERVLSRCTKWCPNIDNGTAQDMTEEALETIKQNVETLSADGLRVLAFARKTFTEAEAKELGEKLTKDREFVESDLIFQGLIGIYDPPRPESADAVKRCHRAGVNVHMLTGDFPGTAKSIAQEVNILPHNLYHYPKEVVDSMVMTAAQFDSLSDEEIDALPLLPLVIARCAPETKVRMIDALHRRGKFCAMTGDGVNDSPSLKKADVGIAIGKNGSDIAKEASDIVLSDDNFASILNAVEEGRRMSDNIQKFVLQLLAVNVAQCLYLMVGLVFMDQDRFSVFPISPVEALWIIVVTSCFPAMGLGLEKAAPDIMEKPPRDSNAGVFTWEVIVDMIVYGVALAACCFACFVIVIYKYGGGELGHNCNTTFDDVCADVFKARAVTFATLTWGALILAWEVIDMRRSLFAMVPETETPYTQVFRDLWSNQFLFWSVIFGFVSVFPVVYIPVVNTRVFLHSSISYEWGFAFAFLIAFWTLIEFYKYLKRRYYRNKDRAINPESDLERNRVHDPFEKYTTTYSRTTPTTYAFPIEKDALKEKEKDNYV
- the BNA5 gene encoding kynureninase (Syntenic homolog of Ashbya gossypii AGL098W; Syntenic homolog of Saccharomyces cerevisiae YLR231C (BNA5)) gives rise to the protein MEQIRSCRDDFCIPTFKSLGIVQEADSVANEEVRYFCGNSLGLMPRSTRAAVERELDAWAARGVEGHFSHPNAPLVPNWIDIEKPLGPLLAPIVGALNDEVAVMGSLTANLNALMVAFYRPQGRRVKILFEKGSFSSDFHAIWNQALLHGLDPNHVIEQVGPRPGEETIRTEDILARIDECQDTLALVCLPGVQYYTGQLFDIQRITAHAHRIPGVVVGWDLAHAVGNVSLQLHDWGVDFACWCSYKYLNSGPGGIGGIFVHERHCKGDMARLAGWWGSNPKTRFQMKEEYEPIPGAHGFRQSNPSVIDIVALRASLEIFAKFGGIQKVRQHSLVLTGLLFNELCKSKYYIDAKALDAGKLGFLIITPSDPESRGAQLSLKFGPHDDDQSKNTMSLVSKHMREKGIIVDQRRPDVLRLSPAPLYNTIEDVHAAVYALEKAFESIDATNN